In a single window of the Longibacter salinarum genome:
- the sdhC gene encoding succinate dehydrogenase, cytochrome b556 subunit, whose translation MAVETAERPAAQAKQPSVVEDSGRFQRYRIRTGMFAWIMHRLTGVGLVVYLMIHVWGLKSLTDPNAFNALIAKYHAPIYKVGEFGLLIAVVYHAMNGLRIVLIDFLGWSPNQKKLFATLGAVAVVLILVGGYPSIYALLAHYGVV comes from the coding sequence ATGGCCGTCGAAACCGCAGAACGCCCTGCGGCGCAAGCCAAGCAGCCGTCCGTCGTCGAAGACTCCGGGCGCTTCCAGCGCTATCGCATCCGCACAGGCATGTTCGCCTGGATCATGCATCGCCTCACCGGCGTCGGGCTGGTCGTCTACCTGATGATTCACGTCTGGGGGCTGAAGTCGCTCACGGACCCGAACGCCTTCAACGCCCTGATCGCGAAGTACCACGCGCCCATCTACAAGGTCGGAGAGTTCGGCCTGTTGATTGCCGTGGTCTACCACGCGATGAACGGTCTCCGGATCGTTCTTATCGATTTCCTCGGTTGGAGCCCCAACCAGAAGAAACTCTTCGCAACGCTCGGTGCCGTCGCCGTCGTGCTCATCCTCGTGGGCGGGTACCCATCGATCTACGCCCTCCTCGCGCACTACGGCGTTGTGTAG
- a CDS encoding citrate synthase, with the protein MADQDAVKEKDAPIKAPGLKGVVALDSELSFIDGEKGELIYRGYTIEDLAEHATYEEVVYLLWNGELPNESELNELRSSLRANRELPDEVLDILRNAPSSAHPMAVLRTAVSALSFFDDEAEVMEEDANRRKATRLLAAIPTIIAAFDRLRKGKEPVAPLDEGSMAYNFLYMLNDEKPGEAAEHTFDVCLVLHADHGLNASTFTSRVIGSTLSDMYSAVSGAIGALKGPLHGGANREVMRMLLDIDKKGADPAEYVRERLANKEKVMGFGHRVYRTMDPRAAILRDMVEDLSEEKNQRKWYDYSLEIMNTMIGDKNINPNVDFFSASTYYMLGLDPDLFTPIFALSRTAGWTAHLLEQWSDNRLIRPRAEYVGPKGKTFVPVENR; encoded by the coding sequence ATGGCAGACCAAGACGCAGTCAAAGAAAAAGACGCCCCAATCAAAGCGCCCGGCCTCAAAGGGGTCGTTGCGCTGGACTCCGAACTCTCCTTTATCGATGGAGAGAAGGGCGAACTGATCTATCGCGGCTACACCATCGAAGACCTCGCCGAGCACGCCACGTACGAGGAGGTCGTGTACCTTCTGTGGAATGGCGAACTGCCCAACGAGTCCGAACTGAACGAGCTCCGCAGCAGCCTCCGCGCCAACCGCGAGCTGCCGGACGAGGTGCTCGACATTCTCCGCAACGCACCGAGTTCTGCGCACCCGATGGCGGTCCTGCGTACGGCCGTATCCGCCCTCAGCTTCTTCGACGATGAGGCGGAGGTCATGGAGGAGGACGCCAACCGCCGCAAGGCTACGCGTCTGCTCGCTGCCATCCCGACGATCATTGCTGCGTTCGATCGCCTGCGTAAAGGCAAGGAACCGGTCGCGCCGCTTGATGAGGGATCGATGGCCTACAACTTCCTCTACATGCTGAACGACGAGAAGCCGGGCGAGGCTGCGGAGCATACGTTCGACGTCTGCCTCGTCCTGCATGCCGATCACGGCCTCAACGCCTCGACGTTCACGAGCCGTGTCATCGGATCGACGCTTTCGGATATGTACTCCGCGGTCAGCGGAGCCATTGGCGCGCTGAAAGGACCGCTTCACGGTGGAGCCAACCGCGAAGTGATGCGCATGCTGCTCGACATCGATAAGAAAGGAGCGGACCCGGCCGAGTACGTGCGCGAGCGCCTTGCGAATAAGGAGAAGGTGATGGGCTTCGGCCACCGCGTCTATCGCACGATGGATCCGCGCGCCGCAATCCTCCGCGACATGGTCGAAGACCTCAGCGAGGAGAAGAACCAGCGGAAGTGGTACGACTACAGCCTCGAGATCATGAATACCATGATCGGGGACAAAAACATTAACCCGAACGTCGACTTCTTCTCCGCATCGACGTACTACATGCTGGGCCTCGACCCGGACCTCTTCACGCCGATCTTCGCCCTCAGCCGTACGGCGGGATGGACGGCTCACCTGCTTGAGCAGTGGTCTGACAACCGCCTGATCCGCCCGCGCGCCGAATATGTTGGGCCAAAAGGCAAGACCTTTGTCCCCGTCGAAAACCGGTAG
- a CDS encoding Rne/Rng family ribonuclease: MSKEIVVNVEDSRTRIAIVEDGKLAELYIENAENKRTIGNMYLGRIRKVMPSIQAAFVDIGQEQDAFLHFSDLSDNLGALVDFLGQDKPRVETVDLPEEEGKRPDLRRGQEILVQVTKEPISNKGSRISTDLSLAGRFLVLVPLQRYVAVSRKITEEKERRRLKALASSLVPEGFGVIVRTVAEGRDAKSLDKDLKLLMERWRRAEEKLDSVEPPALVHEDVDMASSIIRDQFSDDYDRILVDHKPLFHSIRSYVRAVAPKMVDRVELHDKTDPVFEAANIQRGADRAFKDRVELPSGGYLFIERTEAMHVIDVNSGRSGRGKSQSQNSLDVNLEAARVIVRQIRLRDLGGIIVVDFIDLRDEKDRKKVYDEIKKGFKDDRAVTKVLPMSDFGLVEITRQRLRPSLTTTFSSANGESSEEDRDSSSGSGNGNVQRIERKLERTEMKLEESRRQLNQKESEIEKLREKADEGGSGPDPSELQSLRDKLKHYQREAREARKRAKKAESDARKATEKAETSTNRAPAASGDGVAVDPEQVVRSIEEWVEAHRSDRRAVTLHVHPFTAAFLHRPVPSYQTEWFMKYYVRVHIESDPTMSPLDYRFVDTRSGAVLEEA; encoded by the coding sequence ATGTCGAAAGAAATTGTCGTAAACGTCGAAGATAGCCGGACACGCATCGCCATCGTCGAAGATGGCAAGCTGGCCGAGCTATACATCGAAAATGCCGAAAACAAACGTACCATCGGCAACATGTACCTCGGGCGGATCCGAAAGGTGATGCCCAGCATCCAGGCCGCGTTCGTTGACATTGGCCAGGAGCAAGACGCATTTCTACACTTCTCGGACCTCTCCGACAATCTCGGCGCCCTCGTCGACTTTCTCGGGCAGGACAAGCCCCGCGTCGAAACTGTCGATCTCCCCGAGGAAGAGGGCAAACGTCCCGACCTCCGCCGCGGCCAGGAAATTCTGGTGCAGGTGACGAAGGAGCCGATTTCGAACAAGGGAAGCCGCATTTCTACGGACCTGTCGCTGGCCGGTCGCTTCCTCGTCCTTGTCCCGCTTCAGCGCTATGTCGCGGTCTCGCGGAAGATTACGGAGGAAAAGGAGCGCCGCCGCCTGAAGGCACTTGCATCCAGCCTCGTCCCGGAAGGGTTTGGCGTCATCGTCCGCACCGTCGCCGAAGGGCGCGACGCGAAGTCGCTCGACAAAGACCTGAAGCTCCTGATGGAGCGCTGGCGTCGAGCCGAGGAGAAGCTCGATTCGGTCGAGCCTCCGGCCCTAGTGCACGAGGACGTTGATATGGCCTCGTCCATCATCCGGGATCAGTTCTCGGACGACTACGACCGCATCCTTGTCGATCACAAGCCACTGTTCCACAGCATCCGCAGCTACGTTCGTGCGGTGGCGCCGAAGATGGTCGATCGCGTTGAGCTGCACGATAAAACGGATCCGGTCTTTGAGGCGGCCAACATTCAGCGCGGTGCCGACCGGGCCTTCAAGGACCGCGTCGAACTGCCCTCCGGCGGGTATCTCTTTATCGAGCGTACGGAGGCGATGCATGTTATCGACGTGAACTCGGGGCGCTCCGGCCGTGGCAAGTCTCAGTCACAGAACTCGCTGGACGTCAACCTTGAGGCCGCTCGCGTCATTGTCCGGCAAATCCGCCTGCGCGATCTGGGTGGCATTATCGTCGTCGACTTCATCGACCTACGCGACGAGAAGGATCGCAAGAAGGTCTACGATGAAATCAAGAAGGGCTTCAAGGACGATCGAGCCGTGACGAAGGTGCTCCCGATGAGCGACTTCGGACTGGTCGAGATCACCCGCCAGCGTCTACGGCCGAGCCTCACCACGACGTTCTCGTCCGCTAACGGCGAGTCGTCGGAGGAGGACCGGGACAGTAGCAGCGGGAGCGGCAACGGCAACGTGCAGCGCATCGAGCGGAAGCTGGAGCGCACGGAAATGAAGCTTGAGGAGAGCCGCCGTCAGCTGAACCAGAAGGAGAGCGAGATCGAGAAGCTCCGTGAGAAAGCGGATGAAGGAGGCAGTGGCCCCGATCCTTCAGAGCTGCAGAGCCTCCGCGACAAGCTCAAGCATTACCAGCGCGAAGCCCGAGAGGCTCGCAAACGTGCGAAGAAAGCCGAATCCGATGCTAGGAAAGCGACGGAGAAGGCGGAAACCAGCACAAATCGGGCGCCTGCTGCCTCCGGCGACGGCGTAGCCGTGGATCCGGAGCAGGTCGTGCGCTCGATCGAGGAGTGGGTGGAGGCACACCGGAGTGACCGCCGCGCGGTGACCCTGCACGTCCACCCGTTCACTGCGGCCTTCCTGCACCGTCCCGTGCCGAGCTATCAGACGGAATGGTTCATGAAATACTATGTCCGCGTGCACATCGAGTCGGACCCCACGATGTCGCCGCTCGACTACCGTTTTGTTGACACCCGTTCGGGAGCGGTTCTCGAAGAGGCCTGA
- a CDS encoding MBL fold metallo-hydrolase, which yields MPDELTVTLLGTGTSTGVPVIGCDCEVCQSDDPRDTRTRCACYIDAGDVTLLVDTGPDFRAQMLREDLRRIDAVLYTHHHFDHIAGLDDLRPFFFWNRRPMPCYGHPLTVETLAEKYDYVFGTDPYPGAADLSLCSVEDTFRVPTRQPALPRGMSPDDLPRGDEVVAVDPILLYHGDMPVYGYRVGDFAYLTDVNEIPSASLEKLEDLDTLVLDALRPNPHPTHFSFDQAVDVARRIGARQTYFIHMTHNVLHAEQEARLPENIHLGYDGLQIQVNNRSD from the coding sequence ATGCCGGATGAACTCACCGTTACGCTGCTCGGTACGGGCACGTCGACGGGCGTTCCGGTTATCGGATGCGACTGCGAGGTCTGCCAGTCCGATGATCCGCGCGACACGCGGACGCGCTGCGCCTGCTATATTGATGCGGGCGACGTTACCTTGCTGGTTGACACGGGGCCCGACTTCCGCGCACAGATGCTGCGCGAGGATCTGCGGCGCATCGACGCCGTGCTCTACACGCATCACCACTTCGATCATATTGCCGGCCTGGACGACCTCCGCCCGTTCTTCTTCTGGAACCGGCGACCGATGCCGTGTTACGGGCACCCGTTGACCGTCGAGACCCTCGCGGAGAAGTACGACTACGTCTTCGGGACCGATCCCTATCCCGGAGCTGCGGACCTTTCCCTCTGTAGCGTCGAGGATACGTTCCGCGTGCCCACGCGCCAGCCGGCGCTTCCCCGGGGGATGAGCCCGGACGACCTCCCGCGGGGCGACGAGGTCGTTGCCGTCGATCCCATCCTGCTGTATCATGGCGATATGCCGGTCTACGGATACCGCGTTGGCGACTTTGCGTATCTCACGGATGTGAACGAGATTCCGAGCGCGAGTCTAGAGAAACTCGAGGACCTCGACACCCTGGTGCTTGATGCACTACGCCCGAACCCGCATCCGACGCACTTTTCGTTCGATCAGGCTGTGGATGTGGCCCGGCGGATCGGGGCACGACAGACGTACTTCATCCATATGACGCATAACGTGCTCCACGCCGAACAGGAGGCCCGACTCCCCGAAAACATCCACCTTGGATACGACGGCCTGCAAATCCAGGTGAACAACCGATCTGATTAG
- the aroQ gene encoding type II 3-dehydroquinate dehydratase: MKLLVLNGPNLNLLGTREPDVYGNETLDDVEAALRSSFPDVEFSFRQDNGEGALIDLLHTAHERGLDGVVFNPGGYTHTSVALRDAVSAIDPPVVEVHLSNVHAREAFRHKSYIAPVCAGQIAGLGTTGYHLAVRYFLDA, encoded by the coding sequence GTGAAGCTGCTCGTACTGAACGGTCCGAATCTGAACCTGCTCGGCACGCGTGAGCCCGATGTCTACGGCAATGAGACGCTCGACGATGTAGAGGCGGCGCTTCGGTCAAGCTTTCCGGATGTCGAGTTTTCTTTTCGACAAGACAACGGGGAAGGAGCGCTAATCGATCTCTTGCATACGGCACACGAGCGGGGGTTGGACGGCGTTGTCTTCAATCCCGGCGGGTACACCCACACGTCCGTTGCCCTGCGTGACGCCGTTTCTGCCATCGATCCGCCCGTAGTGGAGGTGCACCTGTCGAATGTGCACGCCCGCGAAGCCTTCCGGCACAAATCCTACATCGCTCCGGTCTGCGCCGGGCAAATTGCAGGACTTGGCACGACCGGTTATCACCTCGCCGTCCGCTACTTCCTCGACGCGTGA
- the murJ gene encoding murein biosynthesis integral membrane protein MurJ, which yields MSSPEPNDPLEPDASSQASDVGRVEAEDTESTSSSGGGASLVAGGILVSRITGLLRERVLAYFFGVSAVMDVWTVVFRVPNILQNLLGEGTISAAFIPIYSRLIEEERHEEAGRFAGAIFGLLLATASAIAALGIIFAEPIVTVSAPGFVDDAAKVAAGTLEVDRFALSVQGIKLIFPMTGVLVLSAWALGVLNSHRRFFVPYVAPVLWNVAIMAALAGGALYSIGGFLPTEYDTDTLSYLLLVGCGGAFAGGLLQFGVQLPFVAKVIPSFQFSFSTKVAGVRDAIRAVGPVIAGRGVAQVSAFVDQVLGSAYLVAGGLSALRFGQLLYMLPISLFGISVTAAELPELSRLTKDRVEDFVARLKRSLGQLAFLTIPTVVGYLALGYLFVGALLRTGQFGVQDQWLVYFTLVSYTIGILATSMSRLLQNAFYAIGNTKTPARLAVFRVVISVAVAFPAIFWFREFTVTGVTGFAFDERTLTLGAMGLGAGASVAAWLELGALLWSLKRELPVEVPWGRLAKMTILALLSLAPALVVWWVIPGAPIVLLAAVVGAVYAAAYLGVAYFFGFSELDPWIRRFVKRSG from the coding sequence ATGTCGTCCCCCGAACCGAACGACCCTCTCGAACCTGACGCGAGCTCGCAGGCGTCGGATGTAGGCAGGGTCGAAGCGGAGGACACGGAGTCGACATCATCATCGGGGGGCGGAGCATCGCTCGTCGCTGGTGGCATCCTGGTCAGTCGCATCACCGGCCTGCTTCGGGAGCGCGTTCTGGCGTATTTTTTTGGCGTCAGCGCCGTGATGGATGTTTGGACCGTGGTTTTCCGTGTGCCCAATATCCTGCAGAACCTGCTCGGGGAAGGGACGATCTCGGCGGCATTCATCCCGATCTACAGCCGCCTGATCGAAGAGGAGCGGCACGAGGAAGCCGGACGGTTCGCCGGCGCCATCTTCGGCCTCCTCCTGGCCACAGCCTCTGCCATCGCTGCGCTCGGCATTATCTTCGCCGAACCGATCGTCACGGTGTCGGCACCTGGGTTCGTTGACGACGCAGCGAAGGTTGCGGCGGGCACCCTGGAGGTCGACCGATTCGCGCTCTCGGTTCAGGGGATCAAACTGATTTTCCCGATGACGGGCGTGCTGGTGCTGTCAGCCTGGGCCCTCGGCGTGTTGAACAGCCACCGTCGCTTCTTCGTCCCGTACGTCGCGCCGGTGCTATGGAACGTTGCCATCATGGCCGCGCTTGCGGGTGGAGCCCTCTACTCCATCGGCGGATTCCTTCCCACGGAGTACGACACCGACACGCTCTCGTACTTGCTTCTGGTTGGATGCGGGGGAGCGTTTGCGGGCGGCCTGCTGCAGTTTGGCGTCCAGCTCCCGTTTGTCGCGAAGGTGATCCCGTCGTTCCAGTTTTCGTTCTCCACGAAGGTAGCGGGTGTACGCGACGCCATCCGTGCCGTCGGTCCGGTGATTGCCGGGCGCGGCGTGGCACAGGTCTCCGCATTTGTGGATCAGGTGCTCGGGTCGGCGTATCTGGTGGCCGGAGGACTGAGCGCCCTTCGCTTCGGGCAACTCCTGTACATGCTGCCGATCAGCCTCTTCGGTATTTCCGTGACGGCAGCGGAGCTCCCTGAGTTATCTCGGCTGACGAAAGACCGGGTGGAGGACTTCGTGGCACGGTTGAAACGCTCGCTTGGACAACTGGCCTTCCTCACAATACCCACGGTCGTCGGGTACCTGGCGCTCGGTTATCTCTTCGTGGGCGCCCTGCTCCGAACCGGGCAGTTTGGCGTGCAGGACCAGTGGCTCGTGTATTTCACGCTGGTGTCGTACACGATCGGCATTCTCGCGACGAGCATGTCTCGACTCCTGCAGAACGCGTTTTATGCCATCGGGAATACCAAGACGCCGGCTCGGCTTGCCGTTTTCCGCGTTGTGATTTCCGTGGCTGTTGCCTTTCCGGCGATTTTCTGGTTTCGCGAGTTCACTGTGACCGGCGTCACCGGCTTCGCGTTCGACGAACGGACGTTGACGCTCGGTGCCATGGGCCTCGGGGCGGGGGCGTCCGTGGCCGCATGGCTCGAACTGGGTGCCCTTCTCTGGTCGCTGAAGCGCGAGCTTCCCGTAGAGGTGCCGTGGGGGAGGCTGGCAAAAATGACGATTCTCGCACTCCTATCCCTGGCACCGGCTCTGGTCGTATGGTGGGTGATTCCAGGTGCCCCGATCGTTCTACTGGCCGCGGTCGTCGGAGCCGTCTACGCCGCTGCCTACCTTGGGGTCGCCTACTTCTTCGGCTTCTCAGAACTTGATCCGTGGATTCGCCGCTTCGTGAAACGCAGCGGATGA
- a CDS encoding GNAT family N-acetyltransferase — MRLRFSREEDLPAIVRIYNQAIRQGKKSQPVTAFREPLTVADRREWFERHGPSSYPIWVA, encoded by the coding sequence ATGCGTCTGCGCTTTTCTCGGGAGGAGGACCTTCCGGCTATCGTCCGGATCTATAATCAGGCGATACGACAGGGAAAGAAAAGCCAGCCTGTGACGGCTTTTCGTGAGCCGCTTACTGTCGCTGATCGCCGGGAGTGGTTCGAGCGCCACGGCCCATCCTCGTATCCCATCTGGGTGGCCTAA
- a CDS encoding YqgE/AlgH family protein, producing the protein MASSNAPLSPGTMLVAAPMMRDPNFHRSVILLCEHGENGTFGLILNHPLDMQLGDVIEEFFAYDPPVHLGGPVQRNTLHYVHRRPEDVPEGVALADGVVWGGDFESLKSIVRTGDVDYGDVRFFLGYAGWSPGQLEEEVEEGAWIPTSIVPDLVFDSGVQELWREVLRRMGGEYALLSTFPDDPRLN; encoded by the coding sequence ATGGCTTCTTCGAACGCGCCGCTATCGCCGGGCACTATGCTCGTCGCCGCGCCCATGATGCGAGATCCGAACTTTCATCGGTCGGTCATTCTTCTGTGTGAGCATGGAGAGAACGGCACCTTCGGATTGATTCTGAATCATCCGCTCGATATGCAACTCGGAGACGTGATCGAGGAGTTCTTTGCCTACGATCCTCCGGTGCATCTCGGGGGACCGGTGCAGCGAAATACACTCCACTACGTCCACCGCCGGCCGGAGGACGTGCCTGAGGGCGTGGCGCTGGCCGACGGCGTCGTATGGGGAGGCGATTTCGAATCGTTGAAATCCATCGTTCGTACCGGCGACGTGGACTATGGGGACGTGCGTTTCTTTCTCGGCTACGCAGGGTGGTCGCCGGGACAACTAGAGGAGGAGGTTGAGGAGGGCGCCTGGATTCCAACATCGATCGTCCCGGACCTCGTCTTTGACAGCGGAGTCCAGGAGTTGTGGCGCGAGGTCTTGCGGCGAATGGGAGGCGAGTACGCTCTCCTCTCGACGTTTCCAGACGATCCTCGCCTTAACTAG
- a CDS encoding YiiD C-terminal domain-containing protein, whose protein sequence is MSFSDSFLSQEAMQKLEAMIVEEMPITKHLEFSLAAEADGKLRASAPLKPNANHMGTAFGGSLSMLATVTGWAMMHQLVQDTVEDMKRRVEVIIQEGDIEYIKPVRDNISVICERPDDDTIERFQRMLDRWGRARLDLKCKIDAAGERAVTFIGRYVALAEGEDGAE, encoded by the coding sequence ATGTCGTTTTCCGATTCCTTTCTATCGCAAGAAGCGATGCAAAAGCTCGAGGCGATGATCGTCGAGGAGATGCCGATCACAAAGCATCTCGAGTTTTCGTTGGCCGCCGAGGCGGACGGCAAGCTCCGTGCGTCAGCTCCGTTGAAGCCGAACGCGAACCATATGGGAACGGCGTTCGGGGGCAGTTTGAGCATGCTCGCCACGGTGACGGGATGGGCGATGATGCACCAGCTCGTTCAGGATACCGTCGAAGACATGAAGCGACGGGTCGAGGTGATCATTCAGGAGGGAGATATCGAATACATCAAACCCGTCCGCGACAATATCTCGGTGATCTGCGAGCGTCCGGATGATGATACGATTGAACGCTTCCAGCGTATGCTGGACCGCTGGGGTCGTGCGAGACTCGACCTGAAATGCAAAATTGACGCTGCAGGTGAGCGCGCTGTTACGTTCATCGGGCGGTATGTCGCGCTGGCTGAAGGTGAGGATGGAGCGGAGTAG
- a CDS encoding vWA domain-containing protein, with the protein MHKVTSPARWTMVLALLVFVFTGCDSNEESTPPVDDVVVIGTQVEKDFLNTGQFGVSATPLSAEGRGIISNDVKGEVTISGPNSSALVAKSNGSINGTVKIERLNRVSGDPLAVVVDIDDSGSMGSNDPDDDRVTGAQAFVDEVSANASNWEIAMARYSGSTPALNLNYTDMLLDFSNDVQALKDSAANVESSGGTPTYESLAELLIYSESERPKSNHEKAIVLLSDGNPNSIALRDSVCNDANRKESPIYTIGLGPASDVSPASEQSQFAINEMRAISDCSGASYAGIDPSDATASSEEIYRAIATAASQGSIIFTIEIDPTALQNHFNPGDLLTGSINLTAGGQSAGGDFSFTVPDPNASLNYKYTGE; encoded by the coding sequence ATGCACAAGGTTACATCCCCCGCGCGGTGGACGATGGTCCTCGCGCTTCTCGTATTCGTTTTCACTGGTTGCGACTCGAATGAGGAGAGCACACCTCCTGTCGACGACGTTGTCGTCATCGGGACGCAGGTTGAAAAAGACTTCCTCAACACCGGACAGTTCGGTGTTTCCGCTACGCCCCTTTCTGCGGAAGGACGCGGGATCATATCCAACGATGTGAAGGGTGAAGTCACGATCAGCGGCCCGAACAGTTCGGCTCTCGTTGCGAAGTCCAATGGTTCGATCAACGGAACCGTCAAGATCGAGCGACTGAACCGAGTGAGCGGTGACCCGCTCGCCGTCGTCGTCGACATTGACGACAGCGGAAGCATGGGGTCAAACGATCCCGACGACGACCGGGTGACCGGTGCTCAGGCGTTTGTAGACGAGGTGTCTGCCAACGCGAGCAACTGGGAGATTGCGATGGCCCGCTACAGCGGCTCGACCCCGGCCCTGAACCTGAACTACACGGACATGCTTCTGGACTTCAGCAATGATGTTCAAGCGCTCAAAGACTCCGCTGCGAACGTTGAGTCTTCGGGTGGCACGCCGACCTACGAGTCTCTCGCCGAACTCCTCATTTACTCGGAGAGCGAGCGTCCGAAGTCGAACCATGAGAAGGCCATCGTTCTTCTATCTGACGGCAACCCAAACTCCATCGCGCTCCGCGACAGCGTTTGCAATGACGCCAATCGGAAAGAGTCGCCGATTTACACGATCGGTCTCGGCCCCGCGTCGGATGTTTCCCCGGCGTCAGAGCAGTCGCAGTTTGCGATTAATGAGATGCGGGCGATCTCCGACTGCAGCGGTGCTTCGTACGCCGGTATCGACCCGAGCGATGCAACGGCTTCGTCTGAAGAGATCTACCGTGCAATCGCGACGGCCGCATCCCAGGGATCGATCATCTTCACGATCGAAATCGATCCTACGGCCCTGCAGAATCACTTCAACCCTGGCGACCTGCTGACGGGAAGCATCAACCTGACCGCCGGCGGCCAGAGCGCAGGCGGCGACTTCTCCTTCACTGTGCCCGATCCGAATGCTTCGCTCAATTATAAGTACACGGGCGAGTAG
- a CDS encoding GNAT family N-acetyltransferase produces MKIRTADLSDVETLVEFNQAMAQETEDKSLDTSTLQAGVRALMLDSKKGFYLVAERNGTVVGSLMITTEWSDWRNGTFWWVQSVYVRLEARREGVYSALYAHVKAMARNEDDVCGIRLYVEKDNAAARTTYENLGMNQTAYRMYEQMI; encoded by the coding sequence ATGAAGATTCGCACTGCCGACCTCTCCGATGTCGAAACGCTCGTCGAATTCAATCAAGCCATGGCCCAGGAGACCGAGGACAAATCCCTCGACACGTCCACACTTCAAGCCGGCGTACGTGCCTTGATGCTAGACTCGAAAAAAGGCTTTTACCTCGTCGCCGAGCGAAACGGTACGGTCGTCGGCTCACTCATGATTACAACGGAGTGGAGCGATTGGCGGAATGGCACCTTCTGGTGGGTTCAGAGCGTGTACGTCCGTCTGGAGGCGAGGCGTGAAGGCGTGTATTCGGCCCTGTACGCCCACGTCAAAGCGATGGCGCGAAACGAGGACGACGTCTGTGGCATCCGCCTCTACGTGGAAAAGGATAATGCCGCTGCTCGGACGACCTACGAGAACCTCGGAATGAATCAGACGGCGTACCGAATGTACGAGCAGATGATTTAA
- a CDS encoding endonuclease V, with amino-acid sequence MSLPIVHAHEWDVSTAEARTIQEQLASKVQTTHLDETYDRPVRTIAGIDVSIRGGIAQAAVSVLELPDLSVAAESVHRCDIPFPYVPGYLSFREMPAILPALDQLAQDMGALPDVLVTDSQGRAHPRRFGLACHLGVVLNHPSFGVAKSILTGEPLGTLSTEKGSTVPLVDGDEQVGVALRTRANVNPVYVSIGHRITLEEAIDLTLRVSPRYKIPETTRHAHRLSRQET; translated from the coding sequence ATGTCGCTTCCGATCGTACACGCTCACGAGTGGGATGTCTCAACTGCTGAAGCGCGGACCATCCAGGAGCAGTTGGCTTCAAAGGTTCAGACAACCCATCTCGATGAGACGTACGACCGACCCGTCCGGACCATCGCAGGCATTGATGTCAGCATCCGAGGGGGCATCGCCCAGGCAGCAGTGAGTGTGCTGGAGCTTCCAGATTTATCGGTGGCTGCGGAGTCGGTACACCGGTGCGACATCCCCTTTCCCTACGTCCCGGGATACCTGAGCTTTCGAGAAATGCCCGCCATTCTGCCAGCGCTCGATCAACTCGCGCAGGACATGGGCGCCCTGCCCGATGTTCTCGTCACGGACAGTCAGGGGCGAGCGCACCCCCGCCGATTCGGGCTTGCGTGTCACCTCGGCGTCGTCTTGAATCACCCCTCGTTCGGCGTCGCCAAGTCGATCCTCACCGGCGAGCCTCTCGGTACCCTATCCACGGAGAAAGGTAGCACCGTGCCTCTCGTCGATGGAGACGAACAGGTTGGTGTCGCGCTCCGCACCCGGGCAAACGTAAACCCCGTTTACGTCAGCATCGGCCATCGCATCACGCTTGAGGAAGCCATTGACCTCACGCTCCGCGTCTCCCCGCGGTACAAAATCCCGGAGACCACCCGCCACGCCCACCGCCTTAGCCGTCAAGAAACGTGA